From one Variovorax sp. PBL-H6 genomic stretch:
- a CDS encoding ABC transporter permease, whose translation MNHVILKLLAQRIALALLSLLAVSVVVFAITAVLPGDAAQEQLGQDATPETVAALRAQMGLDVPAPERYAKWLLGMVKGDPGRSSTTQMPVAELVASRLPNSLLLAAVTALFSVPIALTLGIASAVWRGSWFDRAASTAAVGVVSVPEFLVATLAVLVFAVQLRWLPALSFVNDIESIGQMLRAFAMPVLVLCCVIVAQMMRMTRAAVIDQLEAPYIEMVRLKGASPMRMVLAHALPNAVGPIANAVALSLSYLLGGVIIVETIFNYPGIAKLMVDGVSQRDMPLVQTCAMIFCCAYLILVTTADICGILANPRLRHR comes from the coding sequence ATGAACCACGTGATCCTGAAGCTTCTCGCCCAGCGCATTGCGCTGGCGCTGCTGTCGCTGCTGGCGGTGTCGGTCGTCGTCTTCGCCATCACTGCGGTGCTGCCCGGCGATGCCGCGCAGGAACAGCTCGGCCAGGACGCGACGCCCGAGACGGTCGCCGCGCTGCGCGCCCAGATGGGCCTGGATGTGCCGGCGCCCGAGCGCTATGCCAAGTGGCTGCTCGGCATGGTGAAGGGCGATCCCGGCCGCTCATCAACGACGCAGATGCCGGTGGCCGAGCTGGTTGCCAGCCGCCTGCCCAACTCGCTGCTGCTGGCGGCGGTGACGGCGCTGTTCTCGGTGCCGATCGCTCTCACGCTCGGTATCGCCTCGGCCGTGTGGCGCGGCTCTTGGTTCGACCGTGCGGCCTCGACTGCGGCGGTCGGGGTGGTGTCGGTGCCGGAGTTCCTGGTGGCGACATTGGCGGTGCTGGTGTTCGCGGTGCAGCTGCGCTGGCTGCCCGCGCTGTCCTTCGTCAACGACATCGAGTCGATCGGGCAGATGCTGCGTGCCTTCGCCATGCCGGTGCTGGTGCTGTGCTGCGTGATCGTGGCGCAGATGATGCGCATGACGCGTGCCGCGGTGATCGACCAGCTCGAGGCGCCCTACATCGAGATGGTGCGGCTCAAGGGGGCCTCGCCGATGCGCATGGTGCTGGCGCATGCGCTGCCCAATGCGGTGGGCCCGATCGCCAACGCGGTGGCGCTGAGCCTGTCGTACCTGCTGGGCGGCGTGATCATCGTGGAGACCATCTTCAACTACCCCGGCATCGCAAAGCTGATGGTCGACGGCGTCTCGCAGCGGGACATGCCGTTGGTGCAGACCTGCGCCATGATCTTCTGCTGCGCCTACCTGATCCTGGTGACGACGGCCGACATCTGCGGCATCCTCGCCAACCCACGGCTTCGGCACCGTTGA
- a CDS encoding ABC transporter permease translates to METSTSATVVSATASLALAPQERRRGPLRWLGGFGPSGLLGLAVLLFWLLAALLGPWLLSQGTAVSGTSNVFAPISATHWLGTDFLGRDMLALVVEGARYTIGVALLATVLASGTGITLALLAAASGRWTDAVLSRGLDTLTAIPSKMFALIMVAGFGSSVPMLVVTAGIIYVPGAYRMARSLAVNINALDYVTVARTRGEGTLYIMLREILPNIVGPMLADLGLRFVYVVLLLASLSFLGLGIQPPAADWGSLVRENIGALAMGGASVIVPALAIASLTIAVNLVIDNLPGRTARERGAR, encoded by the coding sequence ATGGAAACGTCCACCTCTGCCACGGTCGTGAGCGCCACGGCTTCCCTGGCGCTGGCGCCACAAGAACGCAGGCGCGGCCCGCTGCGCTGGCTCGGCGGCTTCGGGCCCTCGGGACTGCTCGGCCTCGCGGTGCTGCTGTTCTGGCTGCTCGCGGCGCTGCTCGGACCCTGGCTCCTCTCGCAGGGCACGGCGGTCTCGGGCACCTCGAACGTCTTCGCGCCGATCAGCGCAACGCACTGGCTGGGTACCGACTTCCTTGGCCGCGACATGCTGGCGCTCGTCGTCGAAGGCGCGCGCTACACGATCGGCGTCGCGCTGCTGGCCACCGTGCTGGCGAGCGGCACCGGCATCACGCTGGCGCTGCTGGCCGCCGCCAGCGGGCGCTGGACCGATGCGGTGCTCAGTCGCGGGCTCGACACGCTGACCGCGATCCCCAGCAAGATGTTTGCGCTGATCATGGTGGCCGGCTTCGGCTCCTCGGTGCCCATGCTGGTGGTCACGGCCGGCATCATCTACGTGCCGGGCGCCTATCGCATGGCGCGCTCGCTCGCCGTCAACATCAATGCGCTCGACTATGTGACGGTGGCGCGCACGCGCGGCGAAGGCACGCTCTACATCATGCTGCGCGAGATCCTGCCCAACATCGTGGGCCCGATGCTGGCCGACCTGGGCCTGCGCTTCGTGTACGTGGTGCTGCTGCTGGCGAGCCTGAGCTTCCTCGGCCTGGGCATCCAGCCGCCGGCGGCCGACTGGGGCTCGCTGGTGCGCGAGAACATCGGCGCGCTGGCCATGGGCGGCGCTTCGGTGATCGTGCCGGCGCTGGCCATCGCGAGCCTGACCATCGCAGTCAACCTCGTCATCGACAACCTGCCGGGCCGCACCGCCCGCGAAAGAGGAGCACGCTGA
- a CDS encoding tartrate dehydrogenase produces MTPTFRIALIAGDGIGKEVMPEGVRVVQAAAARFGFELDCRTIDWASCDYHAEHGQMMPDDWKQQLKGVDALYFGAVGWPATVPDHVSLWGSLLKFRREFDQYINLRPVRLFEGVPCPLAGRKPGDIDYLVVRENTEGEYTSLGGVMYEGTEREIVIQESVFSRHGADRVLKYAYELAHARPRKRLTVATKSNGIAISMPWWDGRADVIGRDYPEVQMDKQHIDILSARFVLQPTRFDVVVASNLFGDILSDLGPATTGTIGLAPSANLNPDRKFPSLFEPVHGSAPDIYGQNIANPIAMIWSGALMLDFLTQGQGAGRAAHDAILGAIEAVLREGPRSRDLGGTASTTEIGIAIAERVAAG; encoded by the coding sequence ATGACACCGACCTTCCGCATCGCATTGATCGCCGGCGATGGCATCGGCAAGGAAGTGATGCCCGAAGGCGTGCGCGTGGTGCAGGCAGCGGCAGCGCGCTTCGGTTTCGAGCTCGACTGCCGCACCATCGACTGGGCGAGCTGCGACTACCACGCCGAGCACGGCCAGATGATGCCGGACGACTGGAAGCAGCAGCTGAAGGGCGTCGACGCGCTGTACTTCGGCGCGGTCGGCTGGCCCGCCACCGTGCCGGACCATGTCTCGCTCTGGGGATCGCTCCTGAAGTTCCGCCGCGAGTTCGATCAGTACATCAACTTGCGCCCGGTGCGCCTGTTCGAGGGCGTGCCGTGCCCCCTCGCCGGCCGCAAGCCCGGGGACATCGACTACCTGGTGGTGCGCGAGAACACCGAGGGCGAGTACACCTCGCTGGGTGGCGTGATGTACGAAGGGACCGAGCGCGAGATCGTGATCCAGGAATCGGTGTTCTCGCGCCACGGCGCCGACCGCGTGCTGAAGTACGCCTACGAGCTCGCCCACGCGCGCCCGAGAAAGCGCCTGACGGTGGCGACCAAGAGCAACGGCATCGCGATCAGCATGCCCTGGTGGGACGGGCGCGCCGACGTCATCGGTCGCGACTATCCCGAGGTGCAGATGGACAAGCAGCACATCGACATCCTGTCGGCGCGCTTCGTGCTGCAGCCCACGCGCTTCGACGTGGTGGTGGCGAGCAACCTGTTCGGCGACATCCTCTCCGACCTCGGCCCCGCGACCACCGGCACCATCGGACTCGCGCCGTCGGCCAACCTCAACCCGGACCGCAAGTTCCCCTCGCTGTTCGAGCCCGTGCACGGCTCGGCGCCCGACATCTACGGCCAGAACATCGCCAACCCGATCGCGATGATCTGGTCGGGGGCGCTGATGCTGGATTTCCTCACGCAGGGGCAGGGCGCAGGGCGCGCCGCACATGACGCGATCCTCGGCGCGATCGAGGCGGTGCTGAGGGAAGGGCCGCGCTCGCGCGACCTCGGCGGCACGGCCTCGACCACCGAGATCGGCATTGCGATCGCCGAGCGCGTTGCCGCGGGCTGA
- a CDS encoding ABC transporter ATP-binding protein — MGAPLTVQGLSICAGANTLVDSLSFSVQPGEVLALIGESGSGKTTTALALMGYARHGCRISAGRVQIGATDVLALDVAQQRALRGRTVSYIAQSAAASFNPSRTIMDQVVEPTVIHGLCKRSEAEAKAVQLFRELALPDPETIGDRYPHQVSGGQLQRLMAAMALIGDPELVILDEPTTALDVTTQIEVLRAFRRVVRERRATAVYVSHDLAVVAQMADHILVLRDGKMRELNATGQVLSAPVDDYTKCLLAAARPVPRASAKAANDDPELLLDIRQLSAGYGPVDAQGRPAMPILQDINLQLHRGQAIGVIGESGSGKTTLARAVAGLLKPSQGSVLFRGHALKPTLQQRDRDELRRIQIVFQMADTALNPSQSIERILARPLEFYKGLRGEPLKRRIRELLDLVKLPQSVAGRLPGGLSGGQKQRVNLARALAADPDLILCDEVTSALDTVVAAAVLDLMAELRRELGVSYLFISHDLHTVRAVCDEIVVMQHGRKLAQVARCDYERGPHHPYYELLARSVPELRQGWLDDMDRIAAAAR, encoded by the coding sequence ATGGGCGCACCACTCACCGTCCAGGGCCTCAGCATCTGCGCCGGGGCGAACACGCTGGTCGACAGCCTGAGCTTCTCCGTGCAGCCCGGCGAGGTGCTGGCGCTGATCGGCGAGTCGGGCTCCGGCAAGACCACCACCGCGCTGGCGCTGATGGGCTATGCCCGCCACGGCTGCCGCATCTCGGCGGGGCGCGTGCAGATCGGCGCCACGGACGTGCTCGCGCTGGACGTGGCGCAGCAGCGTGCGCTGCGCGGCCGCACCGTCTCCTACATCGCGCAGAGCGCGGCCGCCTCCTTCAATCCCTCGCGCACGATCATGGACCAGGTGGTCGAACCGACCGTGATCCACGGCTTGTGCAAGCGCTCGGAGGCCGAGGCGAAGGCGGTGCAGCTGTTCCGCGAGCTGGCGCTGCCCGACCCGGAAACCATCGGCGACCGCTATCCGCACCAGGTCTCCGGTGGCCAGCTGCAGCGGCTGATGGCGGCGATGGCGCTGATCGGCGACCCCGAGCTCGTCATCCTCGACGAGCCGACCACCGCACTCGACGTCACCACGCAGATCGAGGTGCTGCGCGCCTTTCGCCGCGTGGTGCGCGAGCGCCGCGCCACTGCGGTGTACGTGAGCCACGACCTGGCCGTGGTCGCGCAGATGGCCGACCACATCCTGGTGCTGCGCGACGGCAAGATGCGCGAGCTCAACGCGACCGGGCAGGTCCTGTCGGCACCGGTGGACGACTACACCAAGTGCCTGCTGGCCGCCGCGCGCCCCGTGCCGCGTGCGTCGGCCAAGGCAGCGAACGACGACCCCGAGCTGCTGCTCGACATACGCCAGCTTTCGGCGGGCTACGGTCCGGTGGATGCGCAGGGGCGCCCGGCCATGCCGATCCTGCAGGACATCAACCTCCAGCTGCACCGCGGGCAGGCCATCGGCGTGATCGGCGAGTCGGGCTCCGGCAAGACCACGCTTGCGCGGGCGGTGGCCGGTCTCCTGAAGCCCAGCCAGGGCAGCGTGCTGTTCCGCGGGCACGCGCTCAAGCCGACGCTGCAGCAGCGCGACCGCGATGAACTGCGCCGCATCCAGATCGTGTTCCAGATGGCCGACACGGCGCTCAATCCTTCGCAGTCCATCGAGCGCATCCTGGCGCGCCCGCTGGAGTTCTACAAGGGCTTGCGCGGCGAGCCGCTGAAACGCCGCATCCGCGAGCTGCTGGACCTGGTGAAGCTGCCGCAATCCGTCGCCGGCCGCTTGCCGGGCGGCCTCTCGGGCGGGCAGAAGCAGCGCGTGAACCTGGCGCGCGCACTCGCGGCCGACCCCGACCTCATCCTCTGCGACGAGGTGACCTCCGCGCTCGACACCGTGGTGGCCGCGGCAGTGCTCGACCTGATGGCCGAGCTCCGGCGCGAGCTCGGCGTGTCCTACCTGTTCATCAGCCACGACCTGCACACGGTGCGCGCGGTGTGCGACGAGATCGTCGTCATGCAGCACGGCCGCAAGCTGGCGCAGGTGGCGCGCTGCGACTACGAGCGTGGGCCGCACCACCCCTATTACGAACTGCTCGCCCGTTCGGTGCCCGAGCTGCGCCAGGGCTGGCTGGACGACATGGACCGCATTGCCGCGGCAGCAAGATGA
- a CDS encoding ABC transporter substrate-binding protein, producing the protein MNSTSNTRFETLVGPGESLRVMESLKRGATRRDILAMLMAGGMQATLAGGIAGAAMSAHAQTPRKGGRIRVASATAAATDTLDPAKQSNQTDYSRCNMVYNGLTSLDGSLTPQPALAESFTTKDAKTWVFTLRKGVVFHDGKALSPADVVFSVMRHKDPATASKAKVLADQIESVKATGPNEVTFVLSAPNADLPVILGTFHFQIVKEGTTDFNAGIGTGPYKLKEFKPGVRSLVVRNDAYWKPGKPYLDEIEFVGIGDESARVNALLSGGMDLVGSVNPRSVERVKGTPGFAIFTTQSGQYSDLVMRKDVGPGANPEFVLAIKHLFDREQMKKTIALDYAVLGNDQPIDPTNRFYFAGLPQRPFDLDKAKFHLQKAGVTGKVPVVVSPAALYSVEMALLLQQTAQRAGLELDIKRMPADGYWSNHWLNSHVGFGNVNPRPSADVLLTQFFQSGAAWNESRWKSEKFDQLLLASRAETDLARRKQMYADMQTMIHQDAGIGIPLFLASIDGHTSKLKGLSPIPLGGLMGYNFAENVWLEA; encoded by the coding sequence ATGAACAGCACCAGCAACACTCGCTTCGAGACGCTCGTCGGTCCCGGCGAAAGCCTTCGCGTGATGGAGTCGCTCAAGCGCGGCGCCACGCGTCGCGACATCCTCGCGATGCTGATGGCCGGCGGCATGCAGGCCACGCTGGCCGGAGGCATCGCTGGCGCCGCGATGTCTGCCCACGCGCAGACCCCGAGAAAGGGCGGGCGCATCCGGGTCGCCAGCGCCACCGCCGCCGCCACCGACACGCTCGATCCCGCCAAGCAGTCGAACCAGACCGACTACTCGCGCTGCAACATGGTCTACAACGGCTTGACCTCGCTGGACGGCAGCCTGACGCCGCAGCCCGCGCTGGCCGAGTCCTTCACCACCAAGGACGCCAAGACCTGGGTCTTCACCCTGCGCAAGGGTGTGGTGTTCCACGATGGCAAGGCGCTCTCGCCGGCCGATGTCGTGTTCTCGGTGATGCGCCACAAGGACCCGGCCACCGCTTCCAAGGCCAAGGTGCTCGCCGACCAGATCGAAAGCGTCAAGGCCACGGGCCCGAACGAGGTGACTTTCGTGCTCAGCGCGCCGAATGCCGACCTGCCGGTCATCCTCGGCACCTTCCACTTCCAGATCGTCAAGGAAGGCACGACCGATTTCAATGCCGGCATCGGCACCGGCCCCTACAAGCTCAAGGAATTCAAGCCGGGCGTGCGCTCGCTGGTGGTGCGCAACGACGCCTACTGGAAGCCGGGCAAGCCCTACCTCGACGAGATCGAATTCGTGGGCATCGGCGACGAGAGCGCACGCGTCAACGCGCTGCTGTCGGGCGGCATGGACCTGGTGGGTTCGGTCAATCCGCGTTCGGTCGAGCGCGTGAAGGGAACCCCCGGCTTCGCCATCTTCACCACCCAGTCCGGCCAATACTCCGACCTCGTGATGCGCAAGGACGTAGGGCCCGGCGCCAACCCGGAGTTCGTGCTGGCGATCAAGCACCTGTTCGACCGCGAGCAGATGAAGAAGACCATCGCGCTCGACTACGCAGTGCTCGGCAACGACCAGCCGATCGACCCGACCAACCGCTTCTACTTCGCCGGGCTGCCGCAGCGCCCCTTCGACCTCGACAAGGCGAAGTTCCATCTGCAGAAGGCAGGCGTCACGGGCAAGGTGCCGGTGGTGGTGTCGCCCGCGGCACTCTACTCGGTGGAGATGGCCCTGTTGCTGCAGCAGACGGCGCAGCGCGCCGGACTGGAGCTCGACATCAAGCGCATGCCGGCCGACGGCTACTGGTCGAACCACTGGCTCAACAGCCACGTGGGCTTCGGCAACGTCAACCCACGCCCGAGTGCCGACGTGCTGCTGACCCAGTTCTTCCAGTCGGGTGCGGCGTGGAACGAATCGCGCTGGAAGAGCGAGAAGTTCGACCAGTTGCTGCTGGCCTCGCGCGCCGAGACCGACCTGGCCAGGCGCAAGCAGATGTATGCCGACATGCAGACCATGATCCACCAGGACGCCGGCATCGGCATCCCGCTGTTCCTCGCGAGCATCGACGGCCACACCTCCAAGCTCAAGGGCCTGTCGCCGATCCCGCTGGGCGGCCTCATGGGCTACAACTTTGCCGAGAACGTATGGCTGGAGGCATGA